From a single Lactococcus carnosus genomic region:
- a CDS encoding class I SAM-dependent DNA methyltransferase translates to MDNYQEFARVYDTIMDDTLYDAWHQFSRDHLPSHTHDILELACGTGKLSVQFARDGYAVTGLDLSEEMLSIAYNRALDELDETVGIGFIEGDMRDLSNVGTYDAVTCYSDSICYMPDREAVQEVFDGVWNCLNADGTFIFDVHSVNQIDQVFPGYSYHENEEDFAFMWDSFPGEKAHSITHELTFFVKDADGKFERRDEVHEERTYSIDNYLTMLDNAGFVDVTVFSDFQDITPSEKDDSARWFFIAKKG, encoded by the coding sequence ATGGATAATTATCAAGAATTTGCGCGCGTTTATGATACCATCATGGACGATACGCTATATGATGCCTGGCATCAATTTTCACGCGATCATTTACCATCACATACTCATGATATTTTAGAGCTTGCTTGTGGTACAGGCAAGCTTTCTGTGCAGTTTGCACGTGATGGCTATGCTGTAACGGGTCTTGACTTATCAGAGGAGATGCTGAGTATTGCCTATAATCGTGCCTTAGACGAGTTGGATGAGACGGTTGGTATTGGGTTTATCGAAGGGGATATGCGAGATCTCAGCAATGTTGGAACTTATGATGCAGTGACGTGTTACAGTGATAGTATTTGCTATATGCCTGATCGTGAAGCAGTTCAGGAGGTATTTGATGGCGTTTGGAATTGTCTTAATGCTGATGGTACGTTTATCTTTGATGTGCATAGTGTTAACCAAATTGATCAGGTTTTCCCGGGGTATAGCTACCATGAAAATGAAGAAGATTTTGCCTTCATGTGGGATTCTTTCCCAGGTGAGAAGGCACACAGTATTACACATGAACTGACATTTTTTGTTAAGGATGCTGACGGAAAATTTGAACGTCGTGATGAAGTCCATGAAGAACGGACTTACTCGATTGATAATTATCTAACCATGCTCGATAATGCTGGTTTTGTGGATGTCACCGTTTTTTCTGATTTTCAGGATATAACACCTAGTGAAAAAGACGATAGTGCACGCTGGTTTTTTATCGCCAAAAAAGGATAA
- a CDS encoding phosphatase PAP2 family protein gives MMYLGLIVIVGFIAYLTQDKQDKKFPRWLKLIFWVLVLSILSRVSDTLAGAVFIGLIAWWFVKKPSRRRKQQVAEDRSDAADVVSHFKSEEDPVKRYASTPKRQAALAELLSTPKELATYIDQEIDTFFMNEWTKMAAIYSDQTGQFDDDVRDNAGHQMREILDAIFVKFAKKKRAELVEKQSINEELKIKHKAEIDIAMQVYDKWQDKA, from the coding sequence ATGATGTATTTAGGATTAATCGTTATAGTTGGCTTTATAGCCTATTTAACACAAGATAAACAGGACAAAAAGTTTCCTCGTTGGCTCAAGCTTATTTTTTGGGTACTTGTTTTAAGTATACTGTCGAGAGTATCGGATACCCTGGCTGGTGCCGTCTTTATTGGCTTGATTGCTTGGTGGTTTGTTAAAAAACCCAGTCGTAGGAGAAAACAGCAAGTTGCTGAGGATAGGTCTGATGCAGCTGATGTGGTGTCGCATTTCAAATCTGAAGAAGACCCAGTCAAACGCTATGCATCGACGCCTAAAAGACAGGCAGCCTTAGCTGAGCTTCTAAGTACACCAAAAGAGCTTGCGACTTACATCGATCAAGAAATTGATACTTTTTTCATGAATGAATGGACCAAGATGGCTGCTATTTATTCAGATCAAACGGGTCAATTCGATGATGATGTCAGGGATAATGCGGGGCATCAGATGCGTGAGATTTTAGATGCGATATTTGTCAAGTTTGCTAAGAAAAAACGGGCAGAATTGGTCGAAAAGCAATCCATCAATGAAGAGTTAAAAATTAAACATAAAGCAGAAATTGATATTGCCATGCAAGTCTATGATAAATGGCAGGACAAGGCATGA